The following are encoded together in the Aerococcus mictus genome:
- a CDS encoding NYN domain-containing protein, with translation MRREVLIVDGYNMIGAWPELVKLKGQDDIEGARDQLLQRLSNYAAYHALACWVVFDAMFVPGLSKSYKKYRLNVVFTAEGQTADSYIEAMIQRQVGVLTNVTVATSDLAEQRLVFQQGAIRQSALELLKNVQQTEKKIRRGEKNHDRLALNYQRRNPWTFHQLQTLKNLLDDLSQSEE, from the coding sequence ATGCGCAGGGAAGTACTTATTGTGGATGGCTATAATATGATCGGGGCTTGGCCAGAACTGGTTAAACTCAAGGGCCAAGACGATATTGAAGGCGCCCGCGACCAATTGCTACAGCGCTTGTCTAATTATGCGGCTTACCATGCCTTGGCATGCTGGGTAGTTTTTGATGCCATGTTTGTCCCGGGACTCTCCAAGTCTTATAAGAAGTACCGCTTGAATGTAGTCTTTACTGCTGAAGGGCAGACGGCAGACTCCTACATTGAAGCCATGATCCAGCGCCAGGTGGGCGTCTTGACCAATGTCACGGTCGCTACCTCTGACCTGGCTGAACAGCGGCTGGTCTTTCAACAGGGGGCTATTCGCCAATCCGCCCTGGAACTCTTAAAGAATGTTCAGCAAACCGAAAAAAAGATCCGCCGGGGCGAAAAGAATCACGACCGGCTCGCCTTGAATTATCAAAGGCGAAATCCGTGGACCTTTCACCAATTACAAACGCTCAAGAACCTGCTGGATGATCTCAGTCAGAGTGA
- the rlmB gene encoding 23S rRNA (guanosine(2251)-2'-O)-methyltransferase RlmB, with protein MSPKSKKSPKDFVLGYHAVQAALDSSQEIYQAYLQEGQHSKRHQAVEKGLKDRQIPISYRSKRDLDQLTQGANHQGFVLEVAAYQYYSVDDLFQVAKDCEEDPFFILLDGIMDPHNLGSILRTADACGAHGIIIPKHRAAGVTPTVAKISTGAIEYLPVARVTNLTQTIEVLKERGLWVFGTDMEGQDYWDMDASLPIAVVIGNEEKGISPRVKKSLDGVLTIPMRGHVQSLNASVAAALVMYEVYGKRRLTP; from the coding sequence ATGAGTCCTAAGTCAAAAAAATCGCCAAAAGATTTCGTTTTGGGCTACCATGCGGTCCAAGCCGCCCTGGACAGCTCACAAGAAATCTACCAAGCCTACCTGCAAGAAGGCCAACATTCTAAACGCCATCAAGCAGTCGAAAAGGGCTTGAAGGATCGCCAGATTCCCATCAGCTATCGGTCTAAGCGCGATTTGGATCAGTTGACCCAAGGAGCGAACCACCAAGGTTTTGTTTTAGAAGTGGCAGCCTACCAGTATTATAGTGTGGATGATTTATTCCAAGTGGCTAAAGACTGCGAGGAAGATCCTTTCTTTATCCTCTTGGACGGGATTATGGACCCCCATAACCTGGGCAGTATTTTACGGACGGCGGATGCCTGTGGGGCACATGGAATTATTATTCCTAAGCACCGGGCAGCTGGAGTGACCCCGACCGTGGCTAAGATTTCGACTGGGGCCATTGAATACCTGCCCGTAGCCCGGGTAACCAACTTGACCCAAACCATTGAAGTGTTGAAGGAAAGGGGTCTGTGGGTCTTTGGTACCGACATGGAAGGCCAAGACTATTGGGACATGGATGCCAGCTTACCAATCGCCGTAGTCATTGGTAACGAAGAGAAGGGGATTTCTCCCCGGGTCAAAAAGTCCTTAGATGGGGTATTAACCATTCCTATGCGGGGCCATGTTCAGAGCTTGAATGCCAGTGTGGCGGCAGCTTTAGTCATGTATGAAGTCTATGGGAAAAGGCGGCTGACCCCTTAA
- a CDS encoding Mini-ribonuclease 3 — protein sequence MDKKAVKQLSGLTLAYLGDAAWEIQVRTHLVASGLTRPHDLHERATHFVSAKAQAKLVKHLLDSQALTESEISIFKRGRNSQSHSSAKNADIHSYRLATGLEALMGYLYLVDTDRFQALSQASFAYLEEDKDES from the coding sequence ATGGATAAGAAGGCAGTCAAACAATTAAGCGGCCTGACCCTGGCTTATCTGGGTGACGCCGCCTGGGAAATCCAGGTACGGACCCATCTAGTGGCTAGTGGTCTCACCCGCCCCCATGATCTTCATGAGCGGGCCACCCACTTTGTCAGTGCCAAGGCCCAAGCTAAACTGGTCAAGCACTTGCTGGATAGTCAGGCTTTAACTGAAAGCGAAATTAGTATTTTTAAGCGGGGACGTAACAGCCAAAGTCACAGCTCAGCTAAAAATGCGGATATCCATTCCTACCGGCTAGCGACGGGTTTGGAAGCCTTAATGGGCTACTTATACCTGGTGGATACCGACCGCTTCCAGGCCTTGAGCCAAGCCAGCTTTGCATACTTAGAGGAGGATAAGGATGAGTCCTAA